In Gemmatimonadaceae bacterium, the sequence CCACCCGTATCCCCTGGGGACGCGGCGGAATCGGTGTGTCAGGAAGGAAGGCAGCCCGGTACGACGCGCGTGGCCATGCGTCGCCGGTGACTGCCCATCTGCTTACCAGCTCGACTTGCGCACGCCGGGGATCAGCCCGTTGAGCGCCATCTCGCGCATGGCCATGCGGCCCAGCCCGAAAAAGCCCTCGTAGCCCCGCGACCGGCCGGTCATCGAACACCGGTTGCGGATGCGAACCCGCGACGAGTTCCGCGGCAGCTTGCGCAGCTTGCTGTACGCGGCCTCGCGCTGCGCGTCCGTCGACTTCGGGTTCTTCACGATCGCCAGGAGGGCCTTGCGCTTCTCACGATACCGCGCGGTCAGCGCCTTGCGCTCCTCGTTCTTCACGATCTTGCTCGTCTTCGCCATGCGTCAGCTCGCCTGGAATTGGACCTGGATCGGCCGGTCGTCACCGCGGAACGGCATCCCGAGTTCGCGCAGCAGCGCAAACGCCTGGTCGTCCCGGTTCGTCGTCGTCACGAAGGTGATGTCCATCCCGTGGATCTGTTCGATCATGTCGTAGTTGATCTCGGGAAAGATCATCTGCTCCTTGATGC encodes:
- the rpsN gene encoding 30S ribosomal protein S14, yielding MAKTSKIVKNEERKALTARYREKRKALLAIVKNPKSTDAQREAAYSKLRKLPRNSSRVRIRNRCSMTGRSRGYEGFFGLGRMAMREMALNGLIPGVRKSSW